The segment CCGCGTCGCCGCGATCACGTTCTGCAGCACGGGTGCAATCTCGTCGATGCTTCTTGCCTGCTCGAGCAGACGTGCGCTGTGCTCGATGCCGTCACGGTACGAACTGGTGGAATCCGTCATCTGCGCCAGGCGCTCGACGAAGGTCGCGAGCATATGGCGCATCTGGTCCTGCGCCTCCAGCGTGCGCTCCTTGGCGTCGATCTGCTTGCGCATGACGTCGGTCAGGCGGCGCTCCAGGTCATCCAGCCGTCGCAGCGTCAGCGGCGGTGCGGCCGCCGCAGCGAGCGCATCGAGCTGACGCTTCAGCCAGTCGTCGTCCATGCTGATCTCACCGACATTCTGGATGACCAGATGCAGCAGCTTCAGCAGGACCGCACGAATTTCGGCCTGGTCCTCGGCAGCGAACGCGAGCCGGTGACAGAACTCTGCCAACGGCAACTTGAGCTGTGCGAGCTCCATACCGGGGTCACGCAAATGCCTGATCACATCGTCGGCGAGCTGGGAAAAGCGCGAGTCATCGTCTCCCAGCGCCGGCAGGCTGCTCTCCACCAGCCGAGCGACCTGCTCGCGCAGCTCCGCCGTCGGGTTCGCGCGATGGTTCGGCGTATCGACCCGGAGCTCCTCGCGTATCGCGTAGCCCGCGAGAACCCGCTGCAACTCCTCCCAGCTACTGCGCTCGACCGCGCGCGCAAAGGCATCGCGCTGCTGTTTCTGGAACGGCGTACGGGCCGGCAAGCCTTGTGCGATCGCGTGCAGTGCTTGCGTCGGGAATGCGCTGACTTCCGGCACCCCCGCGATCTCGTTGTATATCCTCTGATAGTTGGCCGGAGTCGGCGCAAGCTTGAGCGAGGCGAGCCGCATCAGCGCCTCGCGTGCGGTTTCGGCGGGAGTCTTCGCTGGCATAATCTTGTTGTTCGTTGCAATCCGTGCGATCGAAGGCCCAATCACGACGGCAGTCAGCAGATCACCTGCACAGGCGCCGCAACGTTCCGCACACCAGGACAGCGGAAGTTGCGGCGCCGACCTGCTGCGCCGCGATCGATCAGGCTGGGCGTTTCACCCTCTTGGTCGGCTCGATCCCGAGCAGCTTCGCCATGTTCAGGCCGAAGATCTTCGCGCGGTCTTCTTCCGTGATGTAGGACCAGCCCCAGCCGCGATGACCTTCCTCGTCGATCTGGAAGGTATGGAAGGGGTCCACGCATTCCTTCATGCCGGATCCATTCGTGTCGCTGCCCCAGACCACCTTGTCGACCGTCGCGTACAGCATGGCTTCACCGATCAGTTCCTGGAACATCTTCGGCCGCCAGCCCATCGCGTGGTTCAGGAAGCTCACGCTGATGTACAGGTTCGGGAACGTGGCTGCCAGCAGGTTCAGCTCGCGATGGTGCGGCCAGCCGAAGTGGAACGCGACGATGCGCAGATCATAAAAGTCATAGCAGACGTCCTCGAGCTGCGACGGATGGCAGAACTTGCTGCGACCGCCATACACGTAACCCGTTCCGGTGTGCACCTGCATCACCAGTCCGAGTTCCTGTGCCTTCTCGTAGAAGGGCCACAGCCGCTTGTCGTTGATGTAGGTGTCTTCCGGCGAATAGAACTTGAAGACCTTGATGCCGTATTCCTTCGTCAGGAACTCCATCTCGCGGATGGCATTCTCGACGCCACGCTGGATGATCGGACCGAAGTTCGGGCACATGATGAAGCGGTCGGGGTACTTCTGCACTCCCTCCAGCATCCACGCGTTGGTCGAGATCGGCGTCGTGCCGCCGCTGCAGAACAGGAACGCTTCCGGAATGACGCAGGCCATGTCGGTACCCGAGGCGTCCATGTTCGAGATCATCTTCTCGAAGGGCCCCATGCCGTCGTTTTCCATCGACGGGAATTCCTGGACCAGGGGCCGGATGGTGCCCTGCAGCGACTGCATGAAACGCTGCGTCCCCTGGTACGGCGCGAGCTGGTGCCACATGGCGGCGTCGATCGGGTGCGTCTCGGTATCGATGATGAAATAGTCTTTCTTCGTCATGCGTCCTACTCCTGGGGTTGAACGACCTCGCACATCGGCCCGCACAGCCGATCAAGCCAGGTCAGGGGTGTCGCGCGCCGCCACACGGACCGCAGCGGGCGCCTCGTTCACGGCGGACATTACCATAACCGGCGCCGTGTGGCCTGCAAACGTGAGCACACCGCGGGCTCAGCGCTCCACGCTCGTGTTGGGCCCTGCCGAACCCATGGCCAGGGTCTGGGCATAGGTCGGCGTATGGGCGAGCAGACCGCCGTCGACCGGCAGCACGTGTGCGTTGATGAACGCCGCGGCGTCGGACACCAGGAACACCACCGCGTGGGCAATGTCGTCCGGGGTTCCGGCGCGCGGACTCAGGATGTTCTGCTCGTCGATACGAACCTGCTCCGGGGGAAACACCGCCGCCAGGCGGTCGTGCATGATCAGCCCGGGGGCGATGGCGTTGCAGCGTATGCCCTGCGCCCCGTAGAGCGTCGCCACCGAACGGGTCAGCGAAATCACGGCTGCCTTCGCGGCGCTGTAGGCCGGGATGCCCAGTTGCCCCGACAGGGCAGCGCCGGAAGAAATGTTGACGATGGCACCGCCGCCCTGCGCGAGCATCACCGGAATCGCGTGCTTGCAGCACAGCATCGGCGCACGCGCGTTCAGCGCCATCGTGGCGTCCCAGGT is part of the Pseudomonadales bacterium genome and harbors:
- a CDS encoding diguanylate cyclase, whose protein sequence is MPAKTPAETAREALMRLASLKLAPTPANYQRIYNEIAGVPEVSAFPTQALHAIAQGLPARTPFQKQQRDAFARAVERSSWEELQRVLAGYAIREELRVDTPNHRANPTAELREQVARLVESSLPALGDDDSRFSQLADDVIRHLRDPGMELAQLKLPLAEFCHRLAFAAEDQAEIRAVLLKLLHLVIQNVGEISMDDDWLKRQLDALAAAAAPPLTLRRLDDLERRLTDVMRKQIDAKERTLEAQDQMRHMLATFVERLAQMTDSTSSYRDGIEHSARLLEQARSIDEIAPVLQNVIAATRSIASEMESTRDELREMREKVQTSEAEVVKLHAELNAAADQARHDTLTGVLNRKGLDEAMQRELAVVHRKEAPLCVALLDIDNFKKLNDGKGHEAGDAALRHLVSVTKECMRGQDTLARYGGEEFVILMPDTVLANGIEAMKRLQRALTRRYFLAGSEQILITFSAGVAQFEQGEGAESAIKRADQAMYLAKRTGKNRVLGA
- a CDS encoding amidohydrolase is translated as MTKKDYFIIDTETHPIDAAMWHQLAPYQGTQRFMQSLQGTIRPLVQEFPSMENDGMGPFEKMISNMDASGTDMACVIPEAFLFCSGGTTPISTNAWMLEGVQKYPDRFIMCPNFGPIIQRGVENAIREMEFLTKEYGIKVFKFYSPEDTYINDKRLWPFYEKAQELGLVMQVHTGTGYVYGGRSKFCHPSQLEDVCYDFYDLRIVAFHFGWPHHRELNLLAATFPNLYISVSFLNHAMGWRPKMFQELIGEAMLYATVDKVVWGSDTNGSGMKECVDPFHTFQIDEEGHRGWGWSYITEEDRAKIFGLNMAKLLGIEPTKRVKRPA
- a CDS encoding glucose 1-dehydrogenase; the encoded protein is MKPLEGKSVILTGAGGGIGRPTALVLAAAGARVVVSDIHAGNLEQTLDQVRGAGGEAIAVRADITREDDVRALVQAAAAAFGTVDALVNNCGNSLHRDRDIVSMDVDTWDATMALNARAPMLCCKHAIPVMLAQGGGAIVNISSGAALSGQLGIPAYSAAKAAVISLTRSVATLYGAQGIRCNAIAPGLIMHDRLAAVFPPEQVRIDEQNILSPRAGTPDDIAHAVVFLVSDAAAFINAHVLPVDGGLLAHTPTYAQTLAMGSAGPNTSVER